CTGCCGCCGGAGTCGAGGTCTACAGGCTTGTGAAAAAGTCTTCGGCACTGGATGAAAACAAGAAAAATGAAGACCGGCTTTGAATTAGACTTCATCGATCGAACTCTCAAGACAACGGGAATTGTCCTTTTGATAAGCCTGATATTCGGGCTTTATTATTTCGGGCTCTGGCCGACTCTGGCTTTCTTCTCAGGTGGCATATGGGGGATGGTCAATATCATCTTTTTGACCGGGCTTGTACGGGCGACGATTCGACCTGATAAAGCCGACACCATGAAGGCGGCAGGGCTGGCGATAATCAAGTTCCCGCTTTTGTATCTGGCGGGCTATTTCCTGCTTAAAGTGCCTCAATTCGAGCCGCTGCATCTTTTAGCTGGATTTTCCCTTCTTTTCTTAGTATTAGTCCTCAAGGTTGTCGGACGAGCGGTTCTTGGTTTGGACGAAACCAACCGGCAGCCCACTAATCCTGGTCAGGTGTTATGACAGCAAGCGTATTGAGCAACATAATTGGGATTGGTCTTGTAAGATGGACACCATATCTGTCGGTTGCCGCCGGAGGCGGCGAACACGGCAGCGGTCCGCCGCACCTACCCAATGTCTTTTCCCTGCTTTACCATTATGGCGTAATGCCGGAATCGATATATCATTTTACTAACGAGTGGATTAATGTCATTTATGCCTTTTTCACGGCGATCATAATGAGCGTTATCGCCATTCGCATATACTCCCGGCGCAAAATGATACCCGATAAGGGCCAGAACCTGGTGGAAATGCTCGTCGAGAGCATGTACAATTTCTTCTATTCGATTCTCGGAGAGGATGCCAAGAGGTACACCCCGTTTCTGGGTACCCTGTTTTTCTATATTCTGTTCAACAATTTCTGGGGATTGATCCCGGGCGGTCACTCACCGTCGACAAGCATCAATATCACCGCCTCGCTGGCCATACTCGTATTTCTCTATGCTCAGTATACCGGTGTTCAGAGGCTGGGTATAGTCGGATACCTCGATCACCTGGCCGGTCAGCCCAGATCGGTGATTACGTGGTGCCTGGTTCCGCTTTTGCTGCCCATACATATTATAGGCGAGCTGGCCAAGCCGTTCAGTTTGGCGGTTCGTCTTTTCGGTAACATCACCGGCGAGGATGTTCTCGTGGCGGCCTTTGTGGGATTGGGAATCACGGCGTTGTCCTTTATGCACTCGCCGATTGGTCTGCCATTAAATGTACCGTTTATTTTGCTGGGTCTGATGCTGTCAACGATTCAAGCCCTGGTGTTCACGATTCTCTCGACCATATACATTTTGTTGATGCTGCCTCACGAGGAACATCATTGATAGAGAAAAATACAGAGATTCTATAAAAAGAAACTAGTTAGGAGGAAAAAATGGATTATCAGTCAATGTTAGCATGGGCTCTTCCGATGGGTGTGGGAGTTGCCGCAGTGGGTTCCGCCCTCGGGCTGGGTCGTGCTGTTGGTTCCGCCATGGAAGCCATGGGCCGTCAGCCGGAAGCAGCCGGCAAGATTCAGACCGCGATGGTAATCGGCGCGGCCTTTATCGAGGCGCTCACCTTGTATGCTCTGCTGGTATTCTTTATTCTGTCAGGCAAGATTGGTTGACCGGGGCGATACCATCGAGGTGTTAAAAACCGGCAGACCAAATATAAGGTGAGGCTATGGATATACAGCTACAACAGATAATCACACATGCTGTAGGCTTTATCATAACTCTGTGGATTCTCAAGAGATTCGCCTGGGGTCCGCTTCTGGCCATGATGGAGGAGCGGCGCAACAAAATAGTGGGCGAGTTTCAAAAGATAGAGGATCACAAGGCCGAGGTCGATAAGCTGGCCGCCGATTATGAGGCCAGGCTGAAGGATATCGACAACGAGCGCCGGGCGAAACTCGTTGAAGCCGTCAACGAGGGCAAGAAAGTGGCCGAGGAAATCAAGGCCGCCGCGCAGGCCGATGCCCGCAAGATCACGGAGAAAGCCAAAGCCGAACTGAAAATGGATGTCGACAAGGCCAAAGTCGAATTGAAGGAAGAAATGATCAAGCTCACCATGACCGCGGCCGAGAAGATTATCCGCGAAAGGCTCGACAGCGACAAACATCGCGAAATGATCGGGCGATTCATTGATAACGTGGAGAAGGCATAACAGACTATGCTGATCTGGGAAGTTGCCAGAAGGTACGCGCACGCGCTGTATTTATCGGCCGAAGGCAAAGGGCTGTTAAATATCGCGTATGAGCAGCTCAATGACCTGAGCGATTTCGTCCAAAAGGATCCCAAACTCCGGAATTTCCTAAGCGCCCCGCAGGTGCTCGAGGAAAGCAAAAAGGATCTGGTCAGAAAAGTATTCGCTCAGCGTATCGACCGCCTCCTGGTCGAGTTTCTGGTAGTGCTGATTGACAAAGGCAGAATCAGGTACCTGGTCGAGATCATTGATGAGTTCGGACGCCTGGTCGAGGCTCATCAGGGGGTCGGACGGGTCACCGTGATAACCGCCGTCACGCTCACCGACAGCGAGCGCGAGCAGCTTTCCCGGAAGATGGCAGCCAAGACCGGACTCAAGATTGTTCTCGAAGAGAAAATCGATCCGTCGATAATCGGTGGTCTGATAGTCCTGCTCCATGATGAAATTATCGATGGTTCGGTGAAGCATGGATTGAATTTAGTGCGAGATCAATTGGAAGGCGTTCGGGTGCACTGAGCGTCGCTTCCGGCAAAACGGCAAACGAGTGAATATAAAAACCAAGCGAAGCTTGTAGGAGTACGATGATGGGTCTTAACCCTGAAGAAGTATCATCGGTATTAAGACAAGAGATTGAAAAATACGAGTCCAAGCTGGAGATGGAGTCGGTTGGCACTGTCTTGCAGGTTGGCGACGGTATAGCCCGCATATGGGGCCTCGAGGATGTCCAGATGTCCGAGTTGATTCAATTCCCCGGCGACATTATGGGGCTGGTGTTGAATCTCGAGGAGGACAATGTCGGCGCCGCCATCTTCGGGTCCGATGTCGATATCAATGAAGGTGATACTGTAAGACGCACGGGCAAAGTTGCCTCGGTGCCTGTTGGCGATGCCCTGGTCGGGCGTGTCGTAAATCCTCTGGGGCAGCCCATCGACGGTAAAGGCCCCATTGTTACCGATAAATATCGCGTCATCGAAGGAAGGGCACCCGGTGTGGTGGAAAGACAGCCGGTAAGAGAGGCCCTGCAGACCGGCTTGAAGGCGATCGACTCGATGATACCGATCGGTCGCGGCCAGCGAGAACTGATTATCGGTGACCGTCAGACGGGAAAAACGGCTCTGGCTATCGACACGATTATCAATCAGAAAAACACTGATGTAATTTGTATATATGTAGCCATCGGTCAGAAGGCTTCGACTGTCGCACAGGTAGTGGAGACTCTTCGCAAACACGGCGCCATGGAATACACTATCGTAGTGTCGGCATCAGCGACCGATCCCGCCCCGCTTCAGTATATCGCCCCCTACGCCGGTTGCGCTATGGGTGAGGAGTTCCGCGACAACGGCGGTCACGTTCTGTGTATCTATGACGACCTCTCCAAACAGGCGGCATCTTACCGTCAGCTTTCGCTGCTTCTGAGGCGTCCGCCGGGACGCGAAGCTTATCCGGGTGACATTTTCTACTGCCACTCGCGTCTTTTGGAGCGCGCGGCCAAGCTGTCCGATGAACTCGGCGGCGGGTCGCTGACGGCGCTACCAATCATCGAAACACAGGCCGGCGACGTATCGGCATACATCCCCACCAACGTGATTTCGATTACCGATGGCCAAATATTCCTCGAAGGCGAGTTGTTCTTCGCCGGTATTCGCCCCGCCATCAACGTAGGTATCTCCGTGTCGCGAGTGGGCGGCAACGCGCAGGTGAAGATGATGCGTCAGGTGGCTGGATCTCTCAAGCTGGATTTGGCGCAGTATCGCGAACTCGCGGCCTTCACGCAGTTCGGTTCGGACCTCGACGAAGGCACGCGCAGACAGCTAAACCGCGGCGAAAAGATGGTCGAGCTGCTCAAGCAGGGACAGTATGTGCCGATACCGGTGGCTCAGCAGGTTATGATAATCTGGGCCGGCACGAAGGGGCATCTGGACAGTATTCCCACGGCCGCGATTGGCAAATTCGAGAAGGAATTTATCGCGTTCTGTGAGAAGAACTATCCCGATATCGAACACAATCTGACCCAGGAAAAGATAATCAGCGATGCCACTCAGGCGAAACTCGAATCGGCTGTAAAGGAATTCAAAGGGC
The DNA window shown above is from Candidatus Zixiibacteriota bacterium and carries:
- the atpB gene encoding F0F1 ATP synthase subunit A translates to MTASVLSNIIGIGLVRWTPYLSVAAGGGEHGSGPPHLPNVFSLLYHYGVMPESIYHFTNEWINVIYAFFTAIIMSVIAIRIYSRRKMIPDKGQNLVEMLVESMYNFFYSILGEDAKRYTPFLGTLFFYILFNNFWGLIPGGHSPSTSINITASLAILVFLYAQYTGVQRLGIVGYLDHLAGQPRSVITWCLVPLLLPIHIIGELAKPFSLAVRLFGNITGEDVLVAAFVGLGITALSFMHSPIGLPLNVPFILLGLMLSTIQALVFTILSTIYILLMLPHEEHH
- the atpE gene encoding ATP synthase F0 subunit C, translating into MDYQSMLAWALPMGVGVAAVGSALGLGRAVGSAMEAMGRQPEAAGKIQTAMVIGAAFIEALTLYALLVFFILSGKIG
- the atpF gene encoding F0F1 ATP synthase subunit B, which codes for MDIQLQQIITHAVGFIITLWILKRFAWGPLLAMMEERRNKIVGEFQKIEDHKAEVDKLAADYEARLKDIDNERRAKLVEAVNEGKKVAEEIKAAAQADARKITEKAKAELKMDVDKAKVELKEEMIKLTMTAAEKIIRERLDSDKHREMIGRFIDNVEKA
- the atpH gene encoding ATP synthase F1 subunit delta codes for the protein MLIWEVARRYAHALYLSAEGKGLLNIAYEQLNDLSDFVQKDPKLRNFLSAPQVLEESKKDLVRKVFAQRIDRLLVEFLVVLIDKGRIRYLVEIIDEFGRLVEAHQGVGRVTVITAVTLTDSEREQLSRKMAAKTGLKIVLEEKIDPSIIGGLIVLLHDEIIDGSVKHGLNLVRDQLEGVRVH
- the atpA gene encoding F0F1 ATP synthase subunit alpha, encoding MGLNPEEVSSVLRQEIEKYESKLEMESVGTVLQVGDGIARIWGLEDVQMSELIQFPGDIMGLVLNLEEDNVGAAIFGSDVDINEGDTVRRTGKVASVPVGDALVGRVVNPLGQPIDGKGPIVTDKYRVIEGRAPGVVERQPVREALQTGLKAIDSMIPIGRGQRELIIGDRQTGKTALAIDTIINQKNTDVICIYVAIGQKASTVAQVVETLRKHGAMEYTIVVSASATDPAPLQYIAPYAGCAMGEEFRDNGGHVLCIYDDLSKQAASYRQLSLLLRRPPGREAYPGDIFYCHSRLLERAAKLSDELGGGSLTALPIIETQAGDVSAYIPTNVISITDGQIFLEGELFFAGIRPAINVGISVSRVGGNAQVKMMRQVAGSLKLDLAQYRELAAFTQFGSDLDEGTRRQLNRGEKMVELLKQGQYVPIPVAQQVMIIWAGTKGHLDSIPTAAIGKFEKEFIAFCEKNYPDIEHNLTQEKIISDATQAKLESAVKEFKGQFKA